A genomic stretch from Chitinophaga agri includes:
- a CDS encoding tetratricopeptide repeat protein, which produces MEEYNGHLNIYTGGCSKCNSPEYEPGYKVRFCKACRKKLTRYPVKKEVIWAAIGVGVILLISLFRLPGYFVAGVDYMRAVRLTEERKYVSAQKAFEVTLKKFPEHPGSIMHLITAAYFNDDLEKMDSLFNLLDEDKLSSLDSDLEAQFDLLNEYSSHYRIRNRKVYAELDRIANDTAAYQNKLEGYVKMDSDDLAAKIMLANLYEIQENHMGADSLAGLAIHAAPLFRPAYYIRLAALKDLKRYGEGLKCAETLLTQNKESLRALLCQCFFQLKLNMLKEGLATSKLAAQLYPDDNSALFWLSVSYHLNHQQAESERIFAKLQARPDTDTSKLTELQNYITDKVPFRD; this is translated from the coding sequence ATGGAAGAATATAATGGTCACCTGAATATATATACAGGCGGCTGTTCAAAGTGCAATAGCCCTGAATATGAACCTGGTTATAAGGTCAGATTCTGTAAGGCTTGCAGAAAAAAATTAACCCGGTATCCCGTAAAAAAAGAAGTCATATGGGCAGCAATAGGGGTAGGCGTTATACTACTGATCTCGCTGTTCCGGCTGCCTGGCTATTTCGTAGCTGGCGTGGATTATATGAGGGCTGTACGCTTAACCGAAGAACGAAAATATGTAAGTGCACAGAAAGCTTTTGAGGTAACTCTTAAAAAGTTTCCGGAGCATCCCGGGTCCATTATGCATCTTATAACTGCCGCTTATTTCAACGATGATTTGGAAAAGATGGACAGCCTTTTCAATTTGCTGGATGAAGACAAGTTGTCTTCTCTGGATAGTGATCTGGAAGCACAGTTCGATCTGCTTAATGAATATTCATCCCATTATCGTATCCGCAATAGAAAGGTATATGCCGAACTGGATAGAATTGCGAATGATACAGCCGCCTATCAGAATAAGCTGGAGGGATATGTAAAAATGGATAGTGATGATCTGGCAGCAAAAATTATGCTTGCCAATCTTTACGAGATACAGGAGAATCATATGGGCGCAGACAGCCTTGCCGGACTAGCTATCCATGCAGCGCCTCTTTTCCGCCCCGCCTACTACATTAGGCTTGCAGCATTGAAGGACCTGAAAAGATACGGAGAAGGATTAAAATGTGCTGAAACACTCCTTACACAAAATAAGGAGTCGTTAAGGGCCTTACTTTGTCAATGCTTTTTTCAATTGAAGCTGAATATGCTAAAAGAAGGGTTAGCCACCAGTAAACTTGCCGCACAGCTCTATCCTGATGACAATAGTGCGCTATTCTGGCTTTCAGTATCTTATCATCTGAATCACCAGCAGGCGGAATCAGAACGCATTTTTGCAAAGTTACAGGCCCGCCCGGATACCGATACCAGTAAGCTGACAGAACTTCAAAATTACATTACCGATAAAGTACCCTTCAGGGACTAA
- a CDS encoding outer membrane beta-barrel protein, with amino-acid sequence MKKLFFSLGLMVASLGVFAQDAKNAVANTAMGAATHSKDFLVIQLGYVGLSGTGAGNIKTGFNRQFNIAFMYDIPLQKTNFSLAAGLGIGSDHIQLKDMSLDLRNTSSVPSFQETDNYSKFKLATTYLEVPLELRYRQVPENANKGFKVGVGLKLGNLVNAHTRSVENLGGSKLIEKEASKRLFNTWRFAGTARVGYGNFALYGTYALNGMFKENGTYDVSPYSFGFMISGL; translated from the coding sequence ATGAAGAAATTATTCTTTTCGCTGGGACTGATGGTTGCCTCGTTGGGTGTTTTTGCACAGGATGCCAAGAATGCAGTTGCTAATACTGCCATGGGAGCAGCCACACATTCCAAGGATTTCTTAGTGATTCAGTTAGGATATGTTGGACTGTCAGGTACAGGTGCCGGCAATATTAAAACCGGTTTTAACCGTCAGTTTAATATTGCGTTTATGTATGACATTCCTTTGCAGAAAACTAATTTCAGTCTCGCAGCCGGTTTGGGAATAGGGTCTGATCATATTCAGCTGAAGGACATGAGCCTGGATCTGAGAAATACTTCTTCAGTGCCTAGTTTCCAGGAAACTGACAATTATAGCAAATTCAAATTAGCTACTACTTACCTGGAAGTTCCCCTGGAGCTGAGATACCGTCAGGTGCCAGAGAATGCCAACAAAGGCTTTAAAGTTGGTGTTGGTCTGAAATTAGGTAACCTGGTTAACGCGCACACCCGTTCAGTAGAAAACCTGGGAGGTTCTAAGCTGATCGAAAAAGAAGCGAGCAAACGTCTGTTCAATACCTGGCGTTTTGCGGGTACTGCCAGAGTGGGTTATGGTAACTTTGCCCTCTACGGTACTTATGCTCTGAATGGCATGTTCAAGGAAAATGGTACGTACGATGTAAGTCCATATTCCTTCGGATTTATGATCAGTGGGTTGTAA
- a CDS encoding metalloprotease family protein: MFIPGIFIAAVTFPGVIVHEFAHQLFCRLCGVAIFEVKYFQMDNPVGYVKHEAVRNPVHQLLISTGPFIINTLLALLIAFPAAIPVFLFDEGTLLDYMLLYLGMSIAMHAFPSTGDATIMWHTIWRGENVPVWLKIITVPITVLIYLGALGSRVWLDLIYGMGVAFGLPILIVKHFA, translated from the coding sequence ATGTTCATACCAGGTATTTTTATAGCAGCGGTTACCTTCCCGGGAGTGATCGTACATGAATTTGCACACCAGCTCTTTTGCCGGCTCTGTGGAGTGGCGATATTTGAGGTAAAATATTTTCAGATGGATAATCCGGTGGGATACGTAAAACACGAGGCGGTACGTAATCCTGTTCATCAGCTGCTGATAAGCACCGGTCCTTTTATCATCAATACGTTACTGGCACTCCTGATCGCTTTCCCTGCAGCGATACCTGTATTTCTTTTTGATGAGGGAACACTGTTAGACTATATGCTGCTTTACCTCGGAATGTCCATTGCGATGCACGCTTTTCCAAGTACAGGAGATGCCACTATTATGTGGCACACGATCTGGCGTGGGGAAAATGTACCTGTATGGCTAAAGATCATTACCGTACCAATTACCGTACTCATTTACCTCGGCGCACTGGGCTCTAGGGTTTGGCTGGATCTTATTTATGGAATGGGTGTGGCCTTTGGACTTCCCATTCTTATTGTTAAACACTTTGCATAA